The proteins below are encoded in one region of Brassica napus cultivar Da-Ae chromosome A6, Da-Ae, whole genome shotgun sequence:
- the LOC106348252 gene encoding protein TRANSPARENT TESTA GLABRA 1 isoform X1, with product MDNSAPDSLPRSETAVTYDSPYPLYAMSFSSSTHRIAVGSFLEDYNNRIDILSFDSDSMSLKPLPSLSFEHPYPPTKLMFSPPSLRRSGGGDLLASSGDFLRLWEVNEDSSSAEPVSVLNNSKTSEFCAPLTSFDWNDVEPKRLGTCSIDTTCTIWDVERSVVETQLIAHDKEVHDIAWGEARVFASVSADGSVRIFDLRDKEHSTIIYESPQPDTPLLRLAWNKQDLRCMATILMDSNKVVILDIRSPTMPVAELERHQGSVNAIAWAPQSCKHICSGGDDAQALIWELPTMAGPNGIDPMSVYSAGSEINQLQWSSSLPDWIGIAFANKMQLLRV from the coding sequence atggACAACTCAGCTCCGGACTCCTTACCTAGATCGGAAACCGCCGTCACCTACGACTCTCCTTACCCCCTCTACGCCATGtccttctcctcctccaccCACCGAATCGCCGTCGGAAGCTTCCTCGAGGACTACAACAACCGCATCGACATCCTCTCCTTCGACTCCGACTCCATGTCCCTCAAGCCCCTCCCGTCCCTCTCCTTCGAGCACCCTTACCCTCCCACCAAGCTCATGTTCAGCCCCCCCTCCCTCCGCCGCAGCGGCGGCGGCGACCTCCTCGCCTCCTCCGGCGACTTCCTCCGCCTCTGGGAGGTCAACGAAGACTCCTCCTCCGCGGAGCCAGTCTCCGTCCTCAACAACAGCAAGACGAGCGAGTTCTGCGCGCCGCTGACCTCCTTCGACTGGAACGACGTCGAGCCGAAGCGGTTAGGCACGTGCAGCATCGACACCACGTGCACGATCTGGGACGTGGAGAGGTCCGTGGTGGAGACGCAGCTCATCGCGCACGACAAGGAGGTCCACGACATCGCGTGGGGGGAGGCTAGGGTTTTCGCCTCGGTCTCCGCCGACGGATCGGTGAGGATCTTCGATCTGCGCGACAAAGAGCACTCCACCATCATCTACGAGAGCCCCCAGCCCGATACGCCGCTCCTGAGGCTCGCCTGGAACAAGCAGGACTTGAGGTGTATGGCGACGATTCTGATGGATTCGAATAAGGTTGTGATTCTTGACATTCGATCGCCGACGATGCCTGTCGCGGAGCTGGAGCGGCACCAGGGGAGTGTGAACGCGATTGCTTGGGCGCCGCAGAGCTGTAAGCATATCTGCTCGGGTGGGGATGACGCGCAGGCTCTTATCTGGGAGTTGCCGACGATGGCTGGACCGAATGGGATTGATCCTATGTCGGTTTACTCGGCCGGTTCGGAGATTAACCAGCTGCAGTGGTCTTCTTCGTTGCCTGATTGGATTGGCATTGCGTTTGCTAACAAAATGCAGCTCCTTAGAGTTTGA
- the LOC106348252 gene encoding protein TRANSPARENT TESTA GLABRA 1 (The RefSeq protein has 1 substitution compared to this genomic sequence), producing MDNSAPDSLPRSETAVTYDSPYPLYAMSFSSSTHRIAVGSFLEDYNNRIDILSFDSDSMSLKPLPSLSFEHPYPPTKLMFSPPSLRRSGGGDLLASSGDFLRLWEVNEDSSSAEPVSVLNNSKTSEFCAPLTSFDWNDVEPKRLGTCSIDTTCTIWDVERSVVETQLIAHDKEVHGIAWGEARVFASVSADGSVRIFDLRDKEHSTIIYESPQPDTPLLRLAWNKQDLRCMATILMDSNKVVILDIRSPTMPVAELERHQGSVNAIAWAPQSCKHICSGGDDAQALIWELPTMAGPNGIDPMSVYSAGSEINQLQWSSSLPDWIGIAFANKMQLLRV from the coding sequence atggACAACTCAGCTCCGGACTCCTTACCTAGATCGGAAACCGCCGTCACCTACGACTCTCCTTACCCCCTCTACGCCATGtccttctcctcctccaccCACCGAATCGCCGTCGGAAGCTTCCTCGAGGACTACAACAACCGCATCGACATCCTCTCCTTCGACTCCGACTCCATGTCCCTCAAGCCCCTCCCGTCCCTCTCCTTCGAGCACCCTTACCCTCCCACCAAGCTCATGTTCAGCCCCCCCTCCCTCCGCCGCAGCGGCGGCGGCGACCTCCTCGCCTCCTCCGGCGACTTCCTCCGCCTCTGGGAGGTCAACGAAGACTCCTCCTCCGCGGAGCCAGTCTCCGTCCTCAACAACAGCAAGACGAGCGAGTTCTGCGCGCCGCTGACCTCCTTCGACTGGAACGACGTCGAGCCGAAGCGGTTAGGCACGTGCAGCATCGACACCACGTGCACGATCTGGGACGTGGAGAGGTCCGTGGTGGAGACGCAGCTCATCGCGCACGACAAGGAGGTCCACGACATCGCGTGGGGGGAGGCTAGGGTTTTCGCCTCGGTCTCCGCCGACGGATCGGTGAGGATCTTCGATCTGCGCGACAAAGAGCACTCCACCATCATCTACGAGAGCCCCCAGCCCGATACGCCGCTCCTGAGGCTCGCCTGGAACAAGCAGGACTTGAGGTGTATGGCGACGATTCTGATGGATTCGAATAAGGTTGTGATTCTTGACATTCGATCGCCGACGATGCCTGTCGCGGAGCTGGAGCGGCACCAGGGGAGTGTGAACGCGATTGCTTGGGCGCCGCAGAGCTGTAAGCATATCTGCTCGGGTGGGGATGACGCGCAGGCTCTTATCTGGGAGTTGCCGACGATGGCTGGACCGAATGGGATTGATCCTATGTCGGTTTACTCGGCCGGTTCGGAGATTAACCAGCTGCAGTGGTCTTCTTCGTTGCCTGATTGGATTGGCATTGCGTTTGCTAACAAAATGCAGCTCCTTAGAGTTTGA
- the LOC125610010 gene encoding ribosome-binding factor PSRP1, chloroplastic-like — MSSTRFIQGICSAPHQTANLTLKKGSWLHTLKVGGNILYTCKRKRVRFTNTHQFQFAYVSVLIHYFTLSKNISDSINLTNKESVKSLSQIKWRHSWGFLRPSFNIAASQSLRQSFNIAEKVGKAVQKHSHLVIEVDVRVSVRGGEFGKGPRILRCEVTLFTKKHGVVRAEEDAETVYACINLVSTIIERKLRKIKEKDSDHGRHMKGFNRLKVREPVIEPVVEDAVDSSTGEEAEEEDLIKEYFEMPPLTVAEAVEQLELVAHHFYGFQNEETGEINIVYKRREGGYGLIIPKKDGKAEKVEPLPTEQLNEHSFAE, encoded by the exons GGTTACACACATTGAAAGTAGGAGGGAACATTTTGTATACgtgtaaaagaaaaagagttcgCTTCACAAATACACATCAATTCCAATTTGCATATGTTAGCGTACTTATCCATTATTTCAccttatccaaaaatatttccGATAGTATTAACTTGACAAACAAAGAATCTGTAAAGTCTCTCTCTCAAATCAAATGGCGACACTCTTGGGGTTTTCTCAGACCAAGTTTCAACATTGCAGCGTCTCAATCTCTCAGACAAAGTTTCAACATTGCAGAGAAAGTAGGGAAAGCTGTTCAGAAACACAGCCATCTAGTCATAGAAGTTGATGTAAGAGTCTCTGTCCGAGGAGGAGAGTTTGGTAAAGGACCTAGGATACTTAGATGCGAG GTAACACTATTTACAAAGAAGCATGGTGTTGTGCGCGCTGAAGAAGATGCTGAGACGGTGTACGCTTGTATCAACTTGGTATCGACGATAATAGAGAGGAAGCTTAGGAAGATCAAGGAGAAGGACTCTGACCATGGAAGGCACATGAAAGGTTTCAACAGATTGAAGGTGAGAGAACCGGTGATTGAGCCGGTTGTTGAGGATGCTGTTGACTCGAGCACGGGAGAGGAAGCAGAAGAGGAGGATTTGATTAAGGAG TACTTTGAGATGCCACCGTTGACTGTGGCTGAAGCAGTGGAGCAGCTGGAGTTAGTCGCTCACCATTTTTATGGATTCCAAAATGAAGAAACCG GTGAGATTAACATAGTGTATAAGAGAAGAGAAGGAGGGTACGGTTTGATCATTCCCAAGAAAGATGGCAAGGCTGAGAAAGTTGAGCCACTTCCAACCGAGCAGTTGAATGAACACTCTTTCGCTGAGTAG